A single genomic interval of Alteromonas sp. BL110 harbors:
- the fliN gene encoding flagellar motor switch protein FliN, with amino-acid sequence MSEDGMDDWAAAMAEQAESEAEQETGDNEDVQVAELDELTDDAPITQEEKKKLDTILDIPVTISMEVGRSQISIRNLLQLNQGSVVELDRVAGEPLDVLVNGTLIAHGEVVVVNDKFGIRLTDVISQIERIKKLR; translated from the coding sequence ATGAGTGAAGACGGTATGGACGATTGGGCTGCGGCGATGGCCGAGCAAGCCGAATCTGAAGCGGAACAAGAAACTGGCGACAATGAAGACGTGCAAGTTGCCGAACTTGACGAACTAACAGATGATGCGCCAATTACGCAAGAAGAGAAGAAAAAACTAGATACTATTCTAGATATACCAGTGACTATTTCTATGGAAGTCGGCCGTAGTCAAATTAGTATCCGAAATCTGCTACAGTTGAACCAGGGTTCTGTGGTTGAACTGGATCGTGTTGCCGGTGAGCCACTAGATGTATTAGTTAATGGCACGTTGATTGCTCATGGAGAAGTAGTAGTGGTCAACGATAAATTTGGTATTCGATTAACGGATGTTATTAGTCAAATTGAGAGAATCAAGAAGCTCAGATAA